Proteins from a genomic interval of Acetobacterium woodii DSM 1030:
- a CDS encoding ABC transporter ATP-binding protein has translation MISLLVRYLKDYRLPMILVFVFVLSQAAAQLYLPSMMGDIIENGVAQGNTPYILTSGAWMLGVSLFAAICMVASSYYSAYVTASFTSRIRADVFDKVKDFSQTDFNQFGAATLLTRSTTDATQMQIVVINGLRSLLLVPITGVGALIMAFRENVMLTLLLLVSFLITTLIIGFTTARSMPLFKNMQQKVDRLNLLMKEKLTGVRAIRAFNRQDYETEKFEEANQEGFATALKANYAVAFFAPLMQLMMNLTMVVILWLGSQQVQQQIVSLGGLMVFIQYVLMFMSALGLVSALLMAYPQAAVSAARVKEVLDMDFSIQDPKETVALTDITGKITFDKVSFGYSGAEINVLEQLNFQAEPGKITAIVGATGSGKTTLVNLIMRLYEVSQGAIKIDGIDIRDCAQQDLRNMIAYAPQESVLFSGTVLDNIRIGNQNASEEEVQKALATAQALDFINEREGQLLSTISQGGKDLSGGQRQRLSIARAVVKKAPITIFDDCFSALDFKTDSLVRKAIGEEFSNQTVLIVAQRISTIKNADLILVLDNGAIVGQGRHDELIRECAVYQEILKSQSYSDGKEESL, from the coding sequence ATGATCAGTTTACTCGTACGTTATTTAAAAGATTATCGTTTGCCGATGATTTTAGTTTTTGTGTTTGTTTTAAGTCAGGCGGCGGCACAATTATACCTGCCCAGTATGATGGGCGATATTATTGAGAACGGGGTGGCACAGGGAAATACACCTTATATTTTAACAAGCGGAGCCTGGATGTTGGGGGTTTCCTTGTTTGCGGCGATTTGTATGGTCGCATCAAGCTATTATTCGGCTTATGTGACGGCATCTTTCACCAGTCGCATTCGAGCCGATGTGTTTGATAAAGTAAAAGATTTTAGCCAAACGGATTTCAATCAGTTTGGTGCAGCGACGCTGTTGACGCGATCGACAACCGATGCCACGCAAATGCAAATTGTTGTAATCAATGGTTTAAGGTCGTTGTTACTGGTGCCAATTACCGGGGTTGGAGCTTTGATTATGGCGTTTCGGGAAAATGTGATGTTAACCTTATTGTTGCTGGTCTCATTTTTGATCACGACTTTAATTATCGGTTTTACAACCGCCAGAAGTATGCCGTTATTTAAAAATATGCAACAAAAAGTGGATCGCCTAAATTTGCTGATGAAAGAAAAGCTGACCGGAGTTCGGGCAATTCGGGCATTTAATCGTCAGGATTATGAAACCGAAAAATTCGAAGAAGCGAATCAAGAGGGATTTGCAACGGCTTTAAAAGCTAATTATGCCGTTGCGTTTTTTGCGCCATTGATGCAATTAATGATGAATTTGACGATGGTTGTTATTCTTTGGCTAGGCTCGCAGCAGGTTCAACAACAAATCGTAAGTCTCGGCGGTCTGATGGTGTTTATTCAGTACGTATTGATGTTTATGTCAGCACTTGGTCTGGTTTCAGCTTTGCTAATGGCCTATCCTCAGGCCGCTGTCTCCGCAGCTCGGGTTAAAGAAGTATTGGATATGGATTTTTCCATTCAGGACCCAAAAGAGACCGTGGCATTAACCGACATCACGGGTAAAATCACTTTTGATAAGGTGTCTTTTGGTTATTCCGGCGCAGAAATAAATGTTCTGGAGCAATTAAACTTCCAGGCGGAACCGGGCAAAATAACAGCCATTGTCGGAGCCACCGGGTCCGGTAAAACGACGCTGGTCAACCTGATTATGCGACTTTATGAGGTTAGTCAGGGGGCGATAAAAATCGATGGTATTGATATCCGCGATTGCGCCCAACAGGATTTAAGAAATATGATTGCTTATGCGCCGCAGGAATCGGTTTTGTTTAGTGGAACAGTACTCGATAATATTCGAATTGGGAATCAGAACGCTTCCGAAGAGGAAGTCCAAAAAGCTTTAGCGACTGCGCAAGCGCTCGATTTTATCAATGAACGGGAAGGACAATTGCTGAGCACGATTTCCCAGGGCGGAAAGGATCTTTCCGGCGGACAGCGACAACGTTTGAGTATTGCCAGAGCGGTTGTTAAAAAAGCTCCGATTACGATCTTTGACGATTGTTTTTCGGCGTTGGATTTTAAAACCGATTCTCTGGTACGCAAAGCCATTGGGGAAGAGTTCAGTAATCAAACGGTTTTAATCGTGGCGCAGCGAATTAGTACCATCAAAAATGCCGACCTGATTCTGGTTCTGGATAATGGTGCGATTGTTGGTCAAGGTCGACATGATGAATTAATCCGTGAGTGTGCGGTGTATCAGGAAATTCTAAAATCCCAATCCTATAGCGATGGGAAGGAGGAATCACTGTGA
- a CDS encoding GH3 auxin-responsive promoter family protein — protein sequence MIKIIPKAVYSLNIKKGNEKIKNFDYLTENAPSVNKQLLFSMLKKNADTEYGKRYCFNEITTIEDYQKKVPFSIYDDYAPYIERMIAGEEKLLTNDPIVHYALTSGSVDNPKKIPVSEQTVKLYREYATQFSFAIIARALGEKWKKGRGLNLMEVKFETLPNGLFAGSISGRGVYSIKNLLFLMFSSPKEIVFPTEIMDTKYAHLRFALMDRNLSYIVSAFMTGVSDLMKYLENNWELIVEDIKKGTIDPDIKMPDEVKQQLLRQIKPNPKRAAELRREFEKGFDTPIIKRIWPEFAFVHAIGSGGFSVYTDKMRHYLGDIPIYFSVYAASESIMAICNEMESQEFVLIPDSAFYEFIPVGQEDSQETLTMEQLETGKDYEIVLTNTSGFYRYRIKDVVRVVGWYKNCPKIQFVYRLNQMVSIAGEKTTEESVSWAVKEFAKEVGCELVDYSVYADVAVSPGRYVIFIETEKPLAPNRYDELRNVIEEKLGIANPSIRSKVKSGVLSPSEIAFVQEETYALYRDLMIMRGISGNQLKPVRVIDTLVKENFFFALVNKE from the coding sequence TATTTTCTATGCTTAAAAAAAATGCCGATACCGAGTATGGAAAACGTTATTGCTTTAATGAGATCACAACCATTGAAGATTATCAGAAAAAGGTGCCTTTTTCAATTTATGACGACTATGCACCTTATATCGAACGGATGATTGCCGGCGAAGAAAAATTGCTTACCAATGACCCGATTGTTCATTATGCCCTTACTTCTGGAAGCGTCGATAACCCCAAAAAAATACCGGTTTCGGAACAAACGGTTAAACTTTATCGCGAATATGCGACGCAGTTTAGTTTTGCAATTATTGCTCGGGCATTAGGTGAAAAATGGAAAAAAGGCCGGGGCCTGAATCTTATGGAAGTTAAATTTGAAACCTTGCCTAATGGACTTTTTGCCGGCTCAATTTCTGGCCGGGGGGTGTATAGCATTAAAAACTTATTGTTTTTGATGTTTTCATCACCAAAAGAGATCGTTTTTCCGACCGAAATTATGGATACCAAATACGCCCATCTCCGTTTTGCTCTGATGGATCGAAATTTATCTTACATTGTTTCCGCTTTTATGACTGGGGTTTCCGATCTGATGAAATATCTGGAAAATAACTGGGAACTGATTGTTGAAGATATCAAAAAGGGGACGATTGATCCCGATATCAAAATGCCGGATGAAGTAAAACAACAGCTATTAAGACAAATTAAACCCAATCCCAAACGGGCGGCAGAATTAAGACGAGAATTCGAAAAAGGTTTCGATACGCCAATTATAAAAAGAATCTGGCCCGAGTTTGCTTTTGTCCATGCGATCGGTAGTGGTGGATTTTCCGTATATACCGATAAAATGCGCCATTATTTGGGAGATATTCCCATTTATTTTAGTGTTTATGCCGCATCTGAGTCGATTATGGCGATTTGTAATGAGATGGAATCTCAAGAGTTTGTGCTGATTCCGGATAGTGCTTTTTATGAGTTTATCCCGGTGGGACAGGAAGATTCGCAAGAAACCCTGACGATGGAACAACTCGAAACCGGAAAAGATTATGAAATTGTCTTAACCAATACGTCCGGTTTTTACCGCTATCGCATTAAAGATGTGGTGCGAGTTGTAGGCTGGTATAAAAACTGTCCAAAGATCCAATTTGTTTATCGGCTTAACCAAATGGTCAGTATTGCCGGCGAAAAAACGACTGAAGAATCGGTTTCATGGGCCGTTAAGGAATTTGCCAAAGAAGTTGGCTGTGAATTAGTTGATTATAGTGTTTATGCCGATGTTGCGGTGTCGCCAGGGCGTTATGTCATTTTCATCGAAACGGAAAAACCGTTGGCTCCAAATCGTTATGATGAGCTTCGTAATGTGATTGAAGAAAAATTAGGAATCGCCAATCCTTCGATTCGGTCTAAAGTAAAAAGTGGTGTGCTTAGTCCCTCGGAAATTGCGTTTGTTCAGGAAGAAACTTACGCATTGTACCGAGATTTGATGATTATGCGGGGGATTTCCGGAAATCAGTTAAAACCGGTTCGCGTCATCGATACGCTGGTTAAAGAAAATTTCTTTTTTGCATTAGTGAATAAGGAGTAA